From Spiroplasma endosymbiont of Amphimallon solstitiale:
TTTAAAAGAAATATCTAAATTAAATACAACTATAAATATTAATAAAAATGAAAAATTAATTAAAGCCGCTAAACATGATGATTTAGAATTGACCCAAACTTTATTAAAAAATAACGCTGATGTTAATTATGTAGATGAACATCGTAATAGTCCATTAACAATAGCTGCTGAACATGGTAATTTAAAAATTGTTCAAACTTTATTAAAAAATAACGCTAATATTAACCATATAAATGATTTTGGTGACGATGCTTTAAGAATGGCTGCTAAAAAGGGACACACAGAAGTACTTAACACTTTATTAGCAACAAATAGTAAGATTATTAATCACAAAAATTGAATTGGCCGCTCTAATATCAGCAGCACAAAATGGGCATGTAAATACAATTAAAACTTTATTAAAAAATGGTGCTTATATTAATGATACAAATATATTTGGTGATACTACTCTAATATGAGCTACTGAAAACGGACACACAGAAACAGTTAAAGTTTTAATAACAAAAGATAATGACATTAATAATCATGTAAACAACCTTGGTGACTCTGCTTTAATAATAGCCGCCAGAAAAGGTTATTTGGAAATAGTTGAAATTTTACTAGCATATGGTGCTGATATTAATAATGTAGATAAAAACAAAAATAGTGCTTTAATATGAGCAGCGAAAGAAGGACACCTAGATGTAGTTAACACTTTAATAAAAAATGGAATTGACCTTAATCATGAAGATAACTTTGGTGATACTACTCTAATATGAGCAGCTGAAAAAGGTTATACAAAAATAGTTAACACTTTACTAGCATATGGTGCTAATATTAATCATAAAGATACAAATGATGATACTGCTTTAATATGTGCCGCCAGAAACGGACACACAGAAACAGTTAACATACTATTAACTAATAATGCTAATGTTTATGAT
This genomic window contains:
- a CDS encoding ankyrin repeat domain-containing protein — encoded protein: MAALISAAQNGHVNTIKTLLKNGAYINDTNIFGDTTLIWATENGHTETVKVLITKDNDINNHVNNLGDSALIIAARKGYLEIVEILLAYGADINNVDKNKNSALIWAAKEGHLDVVNTLIKNGIDLNHEDNFGDTTLIWAAEKGYTKIVNTLLAYGANINHKDTNDDTALICAARNGHTETVNILLTNNANVYDKDIDGDTALIAAKMDT
- a CDS encoding ankyrin repeat domain-containing protein; this translates as MSNLKEISKLNTTININKNEKLIKAAKHDDLELTQTLLKNNADVNYVDEHRNSPLTIAAEHGNLKIVQTLLKNNANINHINDFGDDALRMAAKKGHTEVLNTLLATNSKIINHKNWIGRSNISSTKWACKYN